In bacterium, a single window of DNA contains:
- the lon1 gene encoding Lon protease 1: MRLGADSPDSPADRPAGPATPPISDNPQEGDVEVPAQCPVIPLRDLVIFPYLVVPISVGRQASVAALEEALEKDRKVVLVTQKNPGVENPMPEDLYEIGTLSVVLRMARLESEVRILVQGLARVRFASWVHTDPWLKAHLEELTEPEVTGVTVEALMKTVLEQFKKLGSMSKHISPDMMQAAERIEQPGMLADMVTTNLDIPTQDKQDVLEIIDPEERLKKIVNLLVKEVEVLSVSSRIQDKAQQELSKAHREFILREQLKAIQGELGEGDEREQEIEEYREKIKAAQMPEDGEKKALHELDRLKRLHPDSAESGVVRTYLDTLIALPWERVTEDNLDISHVKAVLDADHYSLDTVKERLLEYLSVKKLKADMKGPILCLVGPPGVGKTSLGRSVAEALGRKFVRMSLGGVRDEAEIRGHRRTYVGAMPGRVIQGIRTASTKNPVFILDEIDKVGMDFRGDPTSALLEVLDPEQNSTFSDHYLELPFDLSNVLFIATANMLDPIPAPLRDRMEVIELSSYTENEKTQIAKQHLLPKQLENHGLKKTDLKVADKAYQRMIEEWTREAGVRNLERTIASLCRKAAYRKASGEKGPFSITEKNLEDFLGIPKFPEKAFEKKRQVGVATGLAWTSVGGTILQVEATMMEGRGKLILTGQLGNVMQESAQAALSWIRANAERLGIDPKVFQGHDIHVHVPAGATPKDGPSAGVTMVTALTSLLTGHPVDKDVAMTGEVNLRGDVLPIGGLKEKLLAAVRGRLKTAIIPKDNELHLREVDPEVLQHLTIYPVTRVEEVLQVALSMKDFAELGTGKKPGRVRATGPIAPAQPAAKVVPPPKPAPAKPAAKSAAKATGKPVAKTATKAASKAPAKPTERPASKASGNGVGKRTPAPARKKS, translated from the coding sequence ATGCGTCTGGGCGCTGACTCGCCCGATAGTCCCGCCGATCGGCCGGCCGGACCTGCGACCCCCCCGATCTCGGACAACCCCCAGGAAGGGGATGTCGAGGTGCCGGCGCAATGTCCGGTGATTCCCCTGCGGGACCTGGTGATTTTCCCCTATCTGGTGGTGCCGATTTCGGTCGGACGTCAGGCCTCAGTGGCCGCGCTGGAAGAAGCGCTGGAGAAGGACCGCAAAGTGGTCCTGGTCACCCAAAAGAATCCCGGGGTCGAGAATCCGATGCCTGAGGATCTCTATGAGATCGGGACTCTCTCGGTGGTCCTGCGGATGGCCCGCCTCGAGAGCGAAGTGCGGATTCTCGTGCAGGGCCTTGCCCGGGTCCGCTTTGCCTCGTGGGTCCATACCGACCCCTGGCTCAAAGCGCACCTGGAAGAGCTCACCGAGCCGGAAGTCACCGGCGTGACGGTCGAAGCGCTGATGAAGACGGTCCTCGAGCAGTTCAAAAAGCTCGGGTCCATGTCCAAGCACATCTCCCCCGACATGATGCAGGCCGCCGAGCGGATCGAGCAGCCCGGGATGCTCGCGGACATGGTGACCACCAATCTCGATATCCCGACCCAGGACAAACAGGATGTCCTGGAGATCATCGATCCCGAAGAACGCCTGAAGAAGATCGTCAATCTCCTGGTGAAGGAGGTCGAGGTCCTGTCGGTCTCCAGCCGGATCCAGGACAAGGCGCAACAGGAACTCTCCAAGGCTCATCGCGAATTCATCCTGCGCGAACAGCTCAAGGCGATCCAGGGCGAGCTCGGCGAGGGCGACGAGCGCGAGCAGGAGATCGAGGAGTACCGCGAGAAGATCAAAGCAGCGCAGATGCCGGAAGATGGCGAAAAGAAGGCGCTCCACGAGCTCGATCGCCTCAAGCGGCTCCATCCCGACTCCGCTGAGTCCGGGGTGGTCCGGACCTACCTCGACACCCTCATCGCCCTCCCCTGGGAGCGAGTCACGGAAGACAATCTCGACATCAGTCATGTCAAGGCCGTCCTCGATGCGGATCACTACAGCCTCGATACCGTGAAGGAGCGGCTCCTGGAGTACCTCTCGGTCAAGAAGCTCAAGGCCGACATGAAAGGCCCGATCCTTTGCCTGGTCGGACCGCCCGGTGTGGGCAAAACCTCTCTCGGACGTTCCGTTGCGGAAGCCCTCGGACGCAAGTTTGTCCGGATGTCCCTCGGGGGAGTCCGCGATGAAGCGGAGATTCGCGGGCATCGTCGGACCTACGTCGGGGCCATGCCCGGACGGGTCATTCAGGGGATCCGGACCGCCAGTACCAAGAACCCGGTCTTCATCCTCGATGAAATCGACAAGGTCGGGATGGACTTCCGGGGCGACCCCACCTCCGCCCTGCTGGAGGTCCTGGACCCGGAGCAGAACTCCACCTTCTCCGACCACTATCTCGAACTCCCCTTCGATCTGAGCAATGTCCTCTTCATTGCCACGGCCAACATGCTCGACCCCATCCCGGCCCCTCTGCGGGACCGCATGGAAGTCATCGAGCTGTCGTCCTACACCGAAAATGAAAAGACCCAAATCGCGAAGCAGCATCTGCTGCCGAAGCAGCTGGAAAATCACGGCCTGAAAAAGACCGACCTGAAAGTCGCGGACAAGGCGTATCAGCGCATGATCGAGGAGTGGACCCGGGAAGCCGGGGTCCGCAATCTCGAGCGGACCATTGCCAGCCTTTGTCGTAAGGCCGCCTATCGCAAGGCGAGTGGCGAAAAGGGACCCTTCTCCATCACGGAGAAAAATCTCGAGGACTTCCTCGGCATCCCCAAGTTCCCCGAAAAGGCTTTCGAGAAAAAGCGCCAGGTGGGGGTCGCCACAGGCCTCGCCTGGACCTCTGTCGGCGGCACCATCCTCCAGGTGGAAGCCACCATGATGGAGGGACGGGGCAAGCTGATTCTTACCGGGCAGCTGGGGAACGTGATGCAGGAGTCGGCACAGGCAGCCCTGAGCTGGATTCGCGCCAACGCCGAGCGCCTCGGCATTGATCCCAAAGTCTTCCAGGGGCACGACATCCATGTCCATGTCCCCGCCGGAGCGACCCCGAAAGATGGCCCATCTGCTGGCGTCACGATGGTCACCGCCCTCACCAGTCTTCTCACCGGGCACCCGGTGGACAAAGATGTTGCCATGACCGGCGAGGTCAATCTCCGGGGCGATGTCCTCCCCATCGGCGGCCTGAAGGAAAAGCTCCTGGCGGCGGTCCGGGGACGCCTCAAAACCGCCATCATCCCCAAGGACAACGAGCTCCATCTGCGGGAAGTCGACCCCGAAGTGCTGCAGCACCTCACGATCTACCCGGTGACCCGGGTGGAAGAGGTCCTGCAGGTCGCGTTGTCGATGAAGGACTTCGCGGAACTCGGGACCGGCAAGAAGCCTGGACGGGTCCGGGCGACAGGTCCTATCGCACCGGCCCAACCTGCGGCGAAAGTGGTGCCACCACCGAAGCCTGCCCCCGCGAAACCCGCCGCGAAGTCCGCAGCAAAAGCGACCGGCAAGCCCGTCGCGAAAACCGCAACAAAAGCGGCCAGCAAGGCCCCCGCGAAGCCCACCGAACGTCCTGCCAGCAAAGCGTCGGGGAATGGGGTAGGGAAGCGGACCCCCGCCCCGGCCCGCAAGAAGAGCTAG